DNA sequence from the Corynebacterium yudongzhengii genome:
GGGCGAGACCGTCGTCGAGCAAGTCGACGACCGCGACCCCGAGCTCCTGCGCTACCTCGCCGATCACCACATCGCGCCGGGCACCACCGTGCGCGTCGATAAGGTGGTGGCAGGCTTGGCGACGGTCACCGTCATCGCCGGTGGCGCCAACCGCACGGTCACCCTAGCCGAGGCCGTGCTCTCCGACATCCGTGTGCACCCCACCCCAAGGTGTTAGAAAAGAGCCATGAACCGCGTCTCGCCGAAACTGACGACCGCCCGCTACCTCGCAACTTTGCCCTGGATCCTCATCCTCGCAGTCGCCGCGGTGATCGCCGGAATCGTGTGGGGTAAGTGGTGGTGGTTGGCCACCGCGGCCGTCGCGATCCTCTTCGTCTGGCTGCTGTGGCTGATCCCCACGCAGGTTAAAAGGATCGGCTGGCGAGAAACCGACGATGAGCTACTCATCGAAAAAGGCAAGATCTTCCACAGCCTCACCGTCGTGCCCTACGGGCGCATCCAGTTCGTCGACGTCTCCTCCGGGCCGGTCGAACGCAAGCTGGGCTTAAAGACCATCGAGCTGCACACCGCCTCGAGCTCCTCGGATGCCACGGTGCCGGGACTGCCCGCCGATACCGCCGACGAGCTGCGCGCCCGCCTGGCCGACAAGGCCCGCGAGAGGATGAGCGGACTGTGACCGATACTGATACTGATATTTCCTATCGTCCCGTTCACCGCCTGACGCCGCTACTGAAACTCTGGACACTCATCGTGGCGCTCATCGCCGCGGTCCTGCTCAACCTCAACGCCGGCGCGCTGGCCTCCATCGGGGCGTTCATGCGCGGCGACAACGCGCTGATGCCCATCCTCATCGCCGTCGGCGGGCTGGTGGGACTGAGCGTGCTGGTCTGGCTCGTCTCCTATATCTGGTGGCGCGCCATGGGCTACCGCCTCGACGAGGAGAAGGTCGCCTACCGCCAGGGCGTGATCTCGAAACGCGAGCGCACCGCCCGCTACGACCGCATCGAGGCCGTCGACGTCGTCGAGCCATTCATCGCCCGCCTCTTCCGCGTCGCGGCCGTGCGCGTCGAGACCGCCGGCGGCAAGGGCTCGGTCATCGAGATCGCCTACCTCAACCGCGCCGAGGCCTCCCAGCTGCGCTCTGAGATCCTCGCCCACCGCCGCGGCACCCCGGCCGAGACCCCGGGAGAGACCCAGGACGAACAACCCGAGCGCACCGAGGCCGTCGTCGACGAGATCCCGATCGGGCGTTCGCTGGCCGCCTCCGCGCTGAGCTCAGCCACGCCCGCGGCCGTGATCGTGCTCGGCATCGTGGCGTTGACCCCGATTCCTTTCGCCACCATCATCCCGATTCTCATCGGTGTCGTCCCCGCGATCTGGAAAATCATCGACCGCTCGTGGCGCTTCCGCGCCCACCTCGTCGACGACGGCGAGACCCTCGACCTCAACTATGGGCTCGCCTCGCGGCGCCGCCAGACCGTGCCGCTCCAGCGCATCCACGCGGTGAGCATCCACCAGCCGG
Encoded proteins:
- a CDS encoding PH domain-containing protein, whose amino-acid sequence is MNRVSPKLTTARYLATLPWILILAVAAVIAGIVWGKWWWLATAAVAILFVWLLWLIPTQVKRIGWRETDDELLIEKGKIFHSLTVVPYGRIQFVDVSSGPVERKLGLKTIELHTASSSSDATVPGLPADTADELRARLADKARERMSGL
- a CDS encoding PH domain-containing protein, with the translated sequence MTDTDTDISYRPVHRLTPLLKLWTLIVALIAAVLLNLNAGALASIGAFMRGDNALMPILIAVGGLVGLSVLVWLVSYIWWRAMGYRLDEEKVAYRQGVISKRERTARYDRIEAVDVVEPFIARLFRVAAVRVETAGGKGSVIEIAYLNRAEASQLRSEILAHRRGTPAETPGETQDEQPERTEAVVDEIPIGRSLAASALSSATPAAVIVLGIVALTPIPFATIIPILIGVVPAIWKIIDRSWRFRAHLVDDGETLDLNYGLASRRRQTVPLQRIHAVSIHQPVLWRLTGWWQVQVSVAGYGASPESSNSGSTTILPVGTREQAVHLAAIVGPLSRQEIETAARPEGHTQPTFTSPKRAFWVSPIDRDQQSVTFLDDTAITHRGRLARTVNFIAMSHIQELTFRRGLLNHLCNLADVRFDLVAGPVRMAGRDLSVDDGYELLGRLRQRSLPKMQPVEAEL